The following are encoded together in the Lathyrus oleraceus cultivar Zhongwan6 chromosome 3, CAAS_Psat_ZW6_1.0, whole genome shotgun sequence genome:
- the LOC127126454 gene encoding 10 kDa chaperonin, mitochondrial, whose amino-acid sequence MEKRLIPLFNRVLVEKIVPPSKINADILLREKSSKLNSGKVVDVGPGIHGKDGKLLHVAVKEGDTVLFPEYGGTEVKLDHKEYYLYRDDNILGKLHD is encoded by the exons ATGGAGAAGCGATTGATTCCACTGTTCAATCGTGTTTTGGTTGAGAAAATCGTTCCTCCATCAAAAATCAACGCTGATATTTTGTTACGTGAGAAATCCTCCAAG CTTAATTCTGGAAAAGTTGTTGATGTTGGCCCTGGCATTCATGGTAAGGATGGGAAGCTTCTTCATGTTGCTGTAAAAGAAGGTGACACTGTTCTTTTTCCTGAATACGGAGGAACTGAGGTGAAGCTTGATCACAAAGA GTATTATCTGTATAGAGATGACAATATATTGGGAAAACTGCATGATTGA